A section of the Verrucomicrobium sp. GAS474 genome encodes:
- the panD gene encoding aspartate 1-decarboxylase, producing the protein MLVTLLKSKLHRAAVTGASLHYEGSLTISADLAEKAGFREYERILVGNMANGERFETYVILGAVGEGRIELNGATAHLGKIGDRLTIMAFAQVDEADAPTHKPKVLVLDEKNAIVRSEK; encoded by the coding sequence ATGTTGGTTACCCTCCTCAAATCGAAGCTTCATCGCGCCGCCGTCACGGGGGCGAGCCTTCATTATGAGGGGAGCCTGACGATCTCGGCCGATCTGGCGGAGAAAGCCGGATTCCGCGAATACGAGCGGATCCTCGTCGGGAACATGGCCAACGGGGAACGCTTCGAGACCTACGTCATCCTCGGCGCGGTCGGCGAGGGGCGGATCGAGCTCAACGGTGCGACCGCCCACCTCGGCAAGATCGGCGACCGCCTCACGATCATGGCCTTCGCCCAGGTCGACGAAGCCGATGCCCCGACGCATAAGCCGAAGGTCCTCGTCCTCGACGAGAAGAACGCCATCGTCCGTTCGGAAAAGTAG
- the ndk gene encoding nucleoside-diphosphate kinase, translating to METTLILLKPDCITKGRAGEVIKRFEAAGLKIRGVKMIALSEVVLKEHYAHIASKPFFPEVQSFMQGSPVIALALEGENAIGQVRDLLGPTDSKKAAPGTIRGDFGVDVMVNVVHASDSPENAKLELARFFKDGEIFDYARV from the coding sequence ATGGAAACCACGTTGATTTTGTTGAAGCCCGATTGCATTACCAAAGGGCGCGCCGGTGAAGTGATCAAACGCTTCGAGGCGGCCGGTCTCAAGATCCGCGGCGTGAAGATGATCGCCCTGAGCGAGGTCGTCCTGAAGGAGCACTACGCCCACATCGCGTCGAAGCCTTTCTTCCCTGAAGTCCAGTCGTTCATGCAGGGGAGCCCGGTGATCGCCCTCGCCCTCGAAGGCGAGAACGCCATCGGCCAGGTCCGCGACCTCCTCGGGCCGACCGACTCGAAGAAGGCCGCCCCCGGCACGATCCGCGGCGACTTCGGCGTCGACGTCATGGTGAACGTCGTCCACGCTTCCGATTCGCCCGAGAACGCGAAGCTCGAGCTCGCCCGCTTCTTCAAGGACGGCGAAATCTTCGACTACGCCCGCGTCTAG
- a CDS encoding ABC transporter ATP-binding protein: MSQPVIEVENLSKRYFLGEMRAQSIRETLELWWGRGGKGREAREKRELWALRDVSFQVKQGEILGVIGANGAGKSTLLKILSRITEPESGVAVMRGRVASLLEVGTGFHPDLTGRENIFLNGAILGLKRSEIVARFDEIVAFSSIEKFVDTPVKRYSSGMYVRLAFAVAAHLEPDILIIDEVLAVGDSSFQKKCLGKLEEASRSGRTILFVSHNMVAVRSFCSRALWMEQGRVAGDGAPGEVINRYLVRPDARAVSRRWTAAEAPGAGGAKIRSIRVENSDPAEGFDGIAVERPVRVTIEVETSRSFERLDTTLHFFNEEGILAFGTGTADDHVAGFDRIEAGLYRSTLVIPARFLNIDLYAANLLIVENSTEIIHLQEGIFSFRVEETEPRAGGWHGPRVGVVRPQMPWRVERLERPEPSTDLEIRLS; this comes from the coding sequence ATGTCCCAGCCCGTCATCGAAGTTGAGAACCTCTCGAAGCGTTATTTCCTCGGCGAGATGCGGGCGCAGTCGATCCGCGAGACGCTCGAGCTCTGGTGGGGCCGCGGCGGCAAGGGCCGGGAGGCCCGCGAGAAGCGCGAGCTGTGGGCCCTCCGCGACGTTTCCTTCCAGGTGAAGCAGGGGGAGATCCTCGGCGTCATCGGGGCGAACGGGGCGGGGAAATCGACCCTCCTGAAGATCCTCTCCCGGATCACCGAGCCCGAGTCGGGCGTCGCGGTGATGCGGGGCCGGGTCGCCTCGCTCCTCGAGGTCGGCACCGGCTTCCATCCCGACCTGACGGGCCGCGAGAACATCTTCCTCAACGGCGCGATCCTCGGCCTGAAGCGGAGCGAGATCGTCGCCCGGTTCGACGAGATCGTCGCCTTCTCCAGCATCGAGAAATTCGTCGATACGCCGGTGAAGCGTTATTCCTCCGGCATGTACGTCCGCCTCGCCTTCGCGGTGGCGGCCCACCTGGAGCCCGACATCCTGATCATCGACGAGGTCCTCGCCGTCGGAGACAGCTCCTTCCAGAAGAAGTGCCTCGGCAAGCTCGAGGAGGCGAGCCGCAGCGGCCGGACGATCCTCTTTGTCAGCCACAACATGGTGGCCGTCCGCAGCTTCTGCTCCCGCGCCCTCTGGATGGAGCAGGGCCGGGTGGCCGGGGACGGCGCGCCGGGCGAGGTGATCAACCGCTACCTCGTGCGGCCCGACGCCCGCGCCGTCTCCCGCCGCTGGACGGCGGCCGAGGCCCCGGGCGCGGGCGGGGCGAAGATCCGCTCGATCCGGGTGGAGAACAGCGATCCCGCCGAGGGGTTCGACGGGATCGCCGTCGAGCGGCCCGTTCGGGTGACGATCGAGGTCGAGACGTCGCGCTCCTTCGAGCGGCTCGACACCACGCTCCACTTCTTCAACGAGGAGGGGATCCTCGCCTTCGGCACGGGGACGGCCGACGACCACGTCGCGGGCTTCGACCGGATCGAGGCCGGGCTATATCGCTCGACCCTCGTCATCCCCGCCCGCTTCCTCAACATCGACCTCTACGCGGCGAACCTCCTGATCGTCGAGAACTCGACCGAGATCATCCATCTCCAGGAGGGGATCTTCTCTTTCCGCGTCGAGGAGACCGAGCCCCGCGCCGGGGGCTGGCACGGCCCGCGCGTCGGCGTCGTCCGCCCGCAGATGCCGTGGCGGGTCGAGCGATTGGAGCGGCCGGAACCTTCAACCGACCTCGAAATCCGACTCTCATGA
- a CDS encoding FecR domain-containing protein: protein MVGLAASFAGPLPLQAQSTVPPPTQLPQTPQQAAQVPPRGQMSQGHLYPKNLAQQLLGTRIRVNQSAGLRMINGFPPPATAAGTLDVSSLLTSSFDGLELAPGFHSITITLAKPMPVNRVAFVNMEATGTFNVLIGASDPQLQPTPPTKQENALAGPSMVNYAVFQPQMAKFIQIEFRVVRPGRIARLGVYGLASALDFAVRVGDEKKDGPAVPPAPGGLAATPKSGAPGGTPALPPTKEVSVDMANISSGTRVSRVSSGAKGSEPNQMIADALGSSYTFNAADPAPTVDLDFKGKRKVSSASIVMAGPPARVELIRASPPPPVTPSSGIATVTRVSGVVETLSIDGTGQSPAKPGDVLLPGRVLRTSFNSSAELDIDGKSLLRVGPNSSVTLRIGTAAGAEVSVLRGTVLWQVFTPGGGGRLITPSSVATITGTTIIAEVKLNGASTISLLETSRADGVQVNSTTTGETYTLHPGESTSIGSGGAAGAGGSNLAVQPFVIQKAWDQSPVGAGAGPLRNGVDQVFVPGGIVPTPPDEGEVLATTTTKGGFSEAKLDFAGQSLDGVRVRITPLPGGPADTPITVVSVGVSGQYQVQDLDYAYQGRSVATLAAAETAAGLNNPNANPAGNPALAANAPGATGTPAAPGANGAPSTPGNTANSAAGTSASAAVVASAGAGTPGFAAVPGPTGAGADSTAGGSDDGRTVAQVAEQGGVDGTAGEPVLKGEMIPQSSVYHDPYSLYSAWEDPTQASLILPVNLPTVPSAVSN, encoded by the coding sequence ATGGTCGGCCTCGCCGCCTCCTTCGCCGGCCCGCTCCCGCTCCAGGCGCAATCGACCGTTCCGCCCCCGACCCAGCTTCCCCAGACCCCCCAACAGGCCGCCCAGGTGCCGCCCCGCGGCCAGATGTCCCAGGGCCATCTCTATCCGAAGAACCTCGCCCAGCAGCTCCTCGGCACCCGCATCCGGGTGAACCAGTCGGCGGGCCTCCGGATGATCAACGGCTTCCCCCCTCCGGCGACGGCGGCAGGGACCCTCGACGTCTCCTCCCTCCTCACCTCGAGCTTCGACGGCCTCGAGCTGGCCCCCGGCTTCCACAGCATCACGATCACCCTCGCGAAGCCGATGCCGGTGAACCGCGTCGCCTTCGTCAACATGGAGGCGACCGGCACCTTCAACGTCCTCATCGGCGCCTCCGACCCCCAGCTCCAGCCGACGCCCCCCACGAAGCAGGAGAACGCCCTGGCGGGACCGAGCATGGTGAACTACGCCGTCTTCCAGCCCCAGATGGCGAAGTTCATCCAGATCGAGTTCCGCGTCGTCCGCCCCGGCCGCATCGCCCGCCTCGGCGTCTACGGCCTCGCCTCGGCGCTCGACTTCGCGGTCCGCGTCGGCGACGAGAAGAAGGACGGCCCCGCCGTTCCGCCCGCCCCCGGCGGCCTCGCCGCGACGCCGAAGAGCGGCGCCCCCGGCGGCACCCCCGCGCTGCCGCCGACGAAGGAAGTCTCCGTCGACATGGCGAACATCTCCTCCGGCACCCGGGTCTCCCGCGTCAGCTCCGGCGCGAAGGGCTCCGAGCCGAACCAGATGATCGCCGACGCCCTCGGCTCCAGCTACACCTTCAACGCCGCCGACCCCGCGCCGACGGTCGACCTCGACTTCAAGGGGAAGCGGAAAGTCTCCAGCGCCTCCATCGTCATGGCGGGGCCGCCTGCCCGCGTCGAGCTGATCCGGGCCTCCCCGCCGCCGCCGGTCACCCCCTCCTCCGGCATCGCGACCGTGACGCGCGTCAGCGGCGTTGTCGAGACCCTCTCGATCGACGGCACCGGCCAGTCCCCCGCGAAGCCGGGCGACGTCCTCCTCCCGGGCCGCGTCCTGCGGACCAGCTTCAACTCCTCCGCCGAGCTCGACATTGACGGGAAGTCCCTCCTCCGCGTCGGGCCGAACAGCAGCGTCACCCTCCGCATCGGCACCGCCGCCGGGGCCGAGGTCAGCGTCCTCCGCGGCACCGTCCTCTGGCAGGTCTTCACGCCGGGCGGCGGCGGCCGCCTCATCACGCCGTCGTCGGTCGCCACGATCACCGGCACGACGATCATCGCCGAGGTGAAGCTCAACGGCGCCAGCACGATCAGCCTCCTCGAGACGAGCCGCGCCGACGGCGTCCAGGTGAACTCGACGACGACGGGCGAGACCTACACCCTCCACCCCGGCGAATCGACCTCGATCGGCTCGGGCGGCGCGGCGGGTGCGGGCGGCTCGAACCTCGCCGTCCAGCCCTTCGTCATCCAGAAGGCGTGGGATCAGAGCCCCGTCGGGGCCGGGGCCGGTCCGCTCCGCAACGGCGTCGACCAGGTCTTCGTCCCCGGCGGCATCGTCCCCACCCCGCCCGATGAGGGCGAGGTCCTCGCGACGACGACGACGAAGGGAGGCTTCTCCGAGGCCAAGCTCGACTTCGCCGGGCAATCGCTCGACGGCGTCCGCGTCCGCATCACCCCGCTTCCCGGCGGTCCCGCTGACACCCCCATCACCGTCGTCAGCGTCGGCGTTTCCGGCCAATACCAGGTGCAGGATCTCGACTACGCCTACCAGGGCCGCAGCGTCGCGACGCTCGCCGCCGCGGAGACCGCAGCCGGTCTCAACAACCCGAATGCGAATCCCGCGGGGAACCCGGCTCTCGCGGCGAACGCTCCCGGAGCCACGGGAACGCCCGCAGCGCCGGGCGCGAACGGAGCGCCCTCGACGCCCGGGAATACGGCCAACTCGGCGGCAGGGACTTCCGCTTCCGCGGCGGTGGTCGCCTCGGCGGGAGCGGGGACGCCCGGCTTTGCCGCGGTTCCCGGCCCCACGGGCGCGGGTGCCGACTCGACTGCCGGAGGCAGCGACGACGGGCGGACCGTCGCGCAGGTGGCCGAGCAGGGCGGGGTCGATGGGACGGCCGGAGAGCCGGTCCTGAAGGGCGAAATGATCCCGCAATCGTCGGTCTATCACGATCCTTATTCCCTCTATAGCGCGTGGGAAGACCCCACCCAGGCGTCCCTTATTCTGCCTGTCAACCTTCCCACCGTGCCGTCGGCGGTCAGTAATTGA
- a CDS encoding segregation/condensation protein A translates to MSETPDIAAAPVQAELDLKVRLPVFEGPLDLLLYLIRKEEIDIYQIPIEKITQQYLDTLRLMQLLDLEVAGEFLVMAATLLHIKSRMLLPQDQQPPLEEDEEEDPRWELIRQLVEYKKFKDAAHQLEIQNATQEKIFQPAFNPKSLNEQLQAAGAKGVEAGIFDLITAFQKVLARLQPKQESYTVMEERFTVSDKIIHVQQLLSQRERILFRDLFPEDAGRTEIVVTFLALLELIRLHQITAVQDEVFGEIQLVKAAPVYETPTPSEEEPGVDAVEVEPTPASAEDEIPDPVPDSSVPDSVPPEAEAP, encoded by the coding sequence ATGTCCGAGACGCCCGACATCGCCGCCGCCCCCGTCCAGGCCGAGCTCGACCTCAAGGTCCGCCTTCCCGTCTTCGAGGGGCCCCTCGACCTCCTCCTCTATCTCATCCGCAAGGAGGAGATCGACATCTACCAGATCCCGATCGAGAAGATCACCCAGCAGTACCTCGACACGCTCCGCCTGATGCAGCTCCTCGACCTCGAGGTCGCCGGGGAATTCCTCGTCATGGCGGCGACGCTCCTCCACATCAAGAGCCGGATGCTCCTCCCGCAGGACCAGCAGCCGCCGCTGGAGGAGGACGAGGAGGAGGATCCCCGCTGGGAACTCATCCGGCAGCTCGTCGAATACAAGAAGTTCAAGGACGCCGCCCACCAGCTCGAGATCCAGAACGCGACGCAGGAGAAGATCTTCCAGCCCGCCTTCAACCCGAAGAGCCTCAACGAGCAGCTCCAGGCCGCCGGGGCGAAGGGCGTCGAGGCCGGGATCTTCGACCTGATCACCGCCTTCCAGAAAGTCCTCGCCCGCCTCCAGCCGAAGCAGGAGAGCTACACGGTGATGGAGGAGCGATTCACCGTCAGCGACAAGATCATCCACGTCCAGCAGCTCCTCTCCCAGCGGGAGCGCATCCTCTTCCGCGACCTCTTCCCCGAGGACGCCGGGCGGACGGAGATCGTCGTCACCTTCCTCGCCCTGCTGGAGCTCATCCGCCTCCATCAGATCACCGCCGTCCAGGACGAGGTCTTCGGCGAGATTCAACTCGTCAAAGCCGCCCCGGTGTACGAGACTCCCACTCCGTCCGAGGAAGAGCCGGGGGTGGACGCCGTCGAGGTTGAGCCGACTCCCGCTTCCGCCGAGGACGAGATTCCCGACCCTGTTCCCGATTCCTCCGTCCCCGATTCCGTTCCACCCGAAGCCGAAGCGCCATGA
- a CDS encoding ABC transporter permease, translated as MTAQKSSDSSSDPSSVPHEIRIERKDGIRWLDWREFVEYRDLLWTLVRRDFVARYKQTILGPVWFLFQPLVTILVFGVVFGSVVKIPTDGVPPPLFYMAGLLGWNFFLSIFQTTSVTLTSNAQLFGKVYFPRLIVPLAAVFGNLLNYFLQLLLFGALFLYYKVRLGAGMSIGMPLLGLPLLLASIAAVMMIGLGMGLLVCGMTVRFRDLHHLIPLFSQLLFYVTPIVYPLTQAPEKWRWLFALNPMSGVVELGRYSLLGTGHLAAGTVLLVFAEAVVLLAAGILCFERVQRSYIDTV; from the coding sequence ATGACGGCCCAGAAGAGCTCTGACTCGAGCTCTGATCCGAGCTCCGTCCCGCATGAGATCCGGATCGAGCGGAAGGACGGCATCCGCTGGCTCGACTGGCGGGAGTTCGTCGAATACCGGGACCTGCTCTGGACCCTCGTCCGGCGCGATTTCGTCGCCCGCTACAAGCAGACGATCCTCGGCCCCGTCTGGTTCCTCTTCCAGCCGCTCGTCACGATCCTCGTCTTCGGCGTCGTCTTCGGCAGCGTGGTGAAGATCCCGACCGACGGCGTGCCGCCCCCGCTCTTCTACATGGCCGGGCTCCTCGGATGGAATTTCTTCCTCAGCATCTTCCAGACGACGAGCGTGACGCTGACGTCGAACGCCCAGCTCTTCGGCAAGGTCTACTTCCCCCGCCTCATCGTCCCGCTGGCCGCCGTCTTCGGCAACCTGCTGAACTACTTCCTCCAGCTCCTCCTCTTCGGGGCGCTCTTCCTCTACTACAAGGTCCGCCTCGGGGCGGGGATGTCGATCGGGATGCCGCTCCTCGGCCTCCCCCTCCTCCTCGCCTCGATCGCGGCGGTCATGATGATCGGGCTCGGCATGGGGCTGCTGGTCTGCGGGATGACGGTCCGCTTCCGCGACCTCCACCACCTCATCCCGCTCTTCTCCCAGCTCCTCTTCTACGTCACTCCGATCGTCTATCCCCTCACGCAGGCGCCCGAGAAATGGCGGTGGCTCTTCGCCCTCAACCCGATGAGCGGCGTCGTCGAGCTGGGCCGCTACAGCCTCCTCGGCACCGGCCACCTTGCGGCGGGGACGGTGCTGCTCGTCTTCGCCGAGGCGGTCGTCCTGCTGGCGGCGGGGATTCTGTGCTTTGAACGGGTCCAGCGTTCCTATATTGATACGGTCTAG
- the trpS gene encoding tryptophan--tRNA ligase, translating into MRVFSGVQPSGALHLGNYFGMIERAIAWQAKASEPIYFVADYHALTSVSDPAALRQSVREVTLAFLACGLDPKKSIFFRQSAVPEVHELAWLLSCVTPMGLLERCHSYKDKTARGLAASHGLFAYPVLMAADILLYQANTVPVGKDQKQHIEVARDIAMKFNEQYGSKSDPVFTIPEPDIAETVAVVPGTDGQKMSKSYKNTLDLFGDAKAFSKAVMGIKTDSTAVADPKPTEGSTLVALHALVSTKEETGNYIADMQKGGRGYGDYKKELLAKLDARFAPIREKHAELARDPQIIDDVLADGARRARALAEGTLAKARRAVGIL; encoded by the coding sequence ATGCGTGTTTTTTCGGGAGTCCAACCCTCGGGGGCGCTCCATCTGGGCAACTACTTCGGGATGATCGAGCGGGCCATCGCCTGGCAGGCGAAGGCGTCGGAACCGATCTATTTCGTCGCCGATTACCACGCCCTCACCAGCGTCTCCGACCCCGCCGCCCTCCGGCAGAGCGTCCGCGAGGTGACCCTCGCCTTCCTCGCCTGCGGCCTCGACCCGAAGAAATCGATCTTCTTCCGCCAGAGCGCCGTCCCCGAGGTCCACGAGCTCGCGTGGCTCCTCTCCTGCGTCACCCCGATGGGGCTGCTGGAGCGGTGCCACAGCTACAAGGATAAGACGGCCCGTGGCCTCGCCGCCTCGCACGGCCTCTTCGCCTACCCCGTCCTCATGGCCGCCGATATCCTCCTCTACCAGGCGAACACCGTCCCCGTCGGCAAGGACCAGAAGCAGCATATCGAGGTGGCGCGGGACATCGCGATGAAGTTCAACGAGCAGTACGGCTCGAAGAGCGATCCCGTCTTCACGATCCCCGAGCCCGACATCGCCGAGACCGTCGCCGTCGTCCCCGGGACCGACGGGCAGAAGATGTCGAAGTCCTACAAGAACACCCTCGACCTCTTCGGCGACGCGAAGGCGTTCTCCAAGGCCGTCATGGGGATCAAGACCGACTCGACCGCCGTCGCCGACCCGAAGCCGACCGAGGGTTCGACCCTCGTCGCCCTCCACGCCCTCGTCTCGACGAAGGAGGAGACCGGGAACTACATCGCCGACATGCAGAAGGGCGGACGGGGCTACGGCGACTACAAGAAGGAGCTGCTGGCGAAGCTCGACGCCCGCTTCGCCCCGATCCGGGAGAAGCACGCCGAGCTGGCCCGCGATCCGCAGATCATCGACGACGTCCTCGCCGACGGCGCGCGCCGCGCCCGCGCCCTGGCCGAGGGAACCCTGGCCAAGGCCCGCCGGGCCGTCGGCATCCTCTGA
- a CDS encoding polysaccharide biosynthesis tyrosine autokinase: protein MEPIPPSAPGTPGGFPPPQAPSSPMTAAMSQAGGRVPGTFMSRLHRYKLLVKKFWWILLFCTAVGIAIQAYKIAHEVPNYASTARLMINTKINVTESSVSTTEVGNYMETQIALMTSQKVYTAAINALKAKNPGFVESDVRIDVHPLGSTPILIIRAMSSDAQFAKDFLQADIDAYIALQHDIKVDDKDRAIKDITDELTKAEATLQTDEDDVLGFQKANNIVFLQEQGSSLGSHLAQLNNQLVDRRNEYDLLVKLTAKQGDLQGLPVVAGASNSQQESRMRLAAATTEFFKAQQKAQERITELETQMKEEEEYLRPAHPKRVALAAQIADLKRSITLSKEQNIEEANVRRETLALEIQHLEAMVKEYEPKAISLGAKLAEFERLKSKRSMDQSLYESLLQSVQKIDLNRRLDEQRFTLMEPPSDATSIKDQYQVRLLSAGLGGLIVGMAILFIIDRFDDRINSTTELRDYFSERILGQMPFEVSLGDRSNRRLIQPGDDRHTYSESFRNLRSALMFMEVDGARPRTILFTSASPDEGKTTVATNFAITLAMLEGRVLLVDADLRRGGLNRLLDIDAPLGFTDVLLHGADWRKAVVPSKHKNLSVMVCGKYTSQGAELFLSPITDGILREMYNEFDYIIFDTSPVMAADDATSLAPKIDGTIFVLRASMTSARAARNALDQLYHRQVNVLGLVLNSVNALLPDYYYYYRYYEYYRPKDEVIEGAPGTPRRGKDGSKL from the coding sequence ATGGAACCGATCCCTCCCTCCGCTCCCGGCACGCCCGGCGGTTTCCCCCCGCCCCAGGCCCCGTCGTCCCCGATGACGGCGGCGATGTCGCAGGCCGGGGGACGCGTCCCCGGGACCTTCATGTCCCGCCTCCACCGGTACAAGCTGCTGGTCAAAAAGTTCTGGTGGATCCTTCTTTTCTGCACCGCCGTCGGCATCGCCATCCAGGCCTACAAGATCGCCCACGAGGTCCCGAACTACGCCTCGACCGCGCGGCTGATGATCAACACTAAGATCAACGTCACCGAGAGCTCCGTCAGCACCACCGAGGTCGGCAACTACATGGAAACGCAGATCGCCCTCATGACCAGCCAGAAGGTCTACACGGCGGCGATCAACGCGCTGAAGGCGAAGAACCCCGGCTTCGTCGAGTCCGACGTCCGCATCGACGTCCACCCCCTCGGCAGCACGCCGATCCTCATCATCCGGGCGATGAGCTCCGACGCCCAGTTCGCCAAGGACTTCCTCCAGGCCGACATCGACGCCTACATCGCCCTCCAGCACGACATCAAGGTCGACGACAAGGACCGGGCGATCAAGGACATCACCGACGAGTTGACCAAGGCCGAGGCGACCCTCCAGACCGACGAGGACGACGTCCTCGGCTTCCAGAAGGCGAACAACATCGTCTTCCTCCAGGAACAGGGGAGCAGCCTCGGGAGCCATCTGGCCCAGCTGAACAACCAGCTCGTCGATCGGAGGAACGAGTACGATCTCCTCGTGAAGCTGACGGCGAAGCAGGGCGACCTCCAGGGCCTCCCCGTCGTCGCCGGGGCGAGCAACAGCCAGCAGGAGAGCCGGATGCGCCTTGCGGCGGCGACGACCGAGTTCTTCAAGGCCCAGCAGAAGGCGCAGGAGCGGATCACCGAACTCGAGACCCAGATGAAGGAGGAAGAGGAATACCTCCGCCCGGCCCATCCGAAGCGGGTCGCCCTGGCCGCCCAGATCGCCGACCTGAAGCGATCCATCACCCTCTCCAAGGAACAGAACATCGAGGAGGCGAACGTCCGCCGCGAGACCCTCGCCCTCGAGATCCAGCACCTCGAGGCGATGGTGAAGGAGTACGAGCCGAAGGCGATCTCCCTCGGGGCGAAGCTCGCCGAGTTCGAGCGCCTCAAGAGCAAGCGGAGCATGGACCAGAGCCTCTACGAGAGCCTCCTCCAGAGCGTCCAGAAGATCGACCTCAACCGCCGCCTCGACGAGCAGCGGTTCACCCTCATGGAGCCGCCCTCCGACGCCACCTCGATCAAGGACCAATACCAGGTCCGCCTCCTCTCGGCGGGCCTCGGCGGCCTCATCGTCGGCATGGCGATCCTCTTCATCATCGACCGCTTCGACGACCGGATCAACTCGACGACCGAGCTGCGCGATTACTTCTCCGAGCGGATCCTCGGCCAGATGCCCTTCGAGGTCTCCCTCGGCGACCGCTCGAACCGCCGCCTCATCCAGCCGGGGGATGATCGGCACACCTACAGCGAATCGTTCCGAAACCTGCGGTCGGCCCTCATGTTCATGGAGGTCGACGGGGCGAGGCCGCGGACGATCCTCTTCACCAGCGCGAGCCCGGACGAAGGCAAGACCACGGTGGCGACCAACTTCGCCATCACCCTCGCCATGCTCGAGGGGCGGGTCCTCCTCGTCGACGCCGACTTGCGCCGAGGCGGCCTCAACCGCCTCCTCGACATCGACGCCCCCCTCGGCTTCACCGACGTCCTCCTCCACGGCGCCGATTGGCGGAAGGCCGTCGTCCCCTCGAAGCACAAGAACCTCTCCGTCATGGTCTGCGGCAAGTACACCTCGCAGGGGGCCGAGCTCTTCCTCTCCCCGATCACCGACGGGATCCTCCGGGAGATGTACAACGAGTTCGATTACATCATCTTCGACACCTCGCCCGTCATGGCCGCCGACGACGCGACCAGCCTCGCGCCGAAGATCGACGGCACCATCTTCGTGCTCCGCGCCAGCATGACCTCGGCCCGCGCCGCCCGCAACGCCCTCGACCAGCTCTACCATCGCCAGGTCAACGTCCTCGGCCTCGTTCTGAACTCGGTCAACGCGCTCCTCCCCGATTACTACTATTATTACCGTTACTACGAGTATTACCGCCCGAAGGACGAGGTGATCGAGGGTGCCCCCGGCACGCCGCGTCGCGGCAAGGACGGCTCCAAGCTATGA
- a CDS encoding SLBB domain-containing protein, with protein MRFKRSRKSGGGEGAGVLPAIVLLGFLWLEAGGLSLRAADPASPAPAPAPAPSSPAAPSSSPSPAASSTPPPAISPLLPTMPSNRPSLPSGRLNFGALRDPSSPLSLIPIPTVGGDGTLTRIPLPKDAEAKAQLDALDDKTSLGAGDQFTYQVIEDRDPPKRLTVNELGEVDVPYLGRVNIYGKTPRQLALSLKASLEKELYFRATPLILIDDIAQSRGAFYIYGQIRNPGQQSIAPKTGTRISRAILNAGGLTDTADKTRVTILRKEIDDQEKTITLDITDILDQPNGPSDILLRPQDVVTIPVLADAKRARILVLGRVNSPGEQILPPANADPLNVSRAILQAGGFAPFADRHKVRILRQKEGSVDREEIFVDVLEILEKGRDDLDIPLQANDRVIVTQKVFNF; from the coding sequence ATGCGTTTTAAGCGGAGCCGGAAATCCGGGGGAGGGGAGGGCGCGGGAGTCCTGCCCGCGATCGTTCTCCTCGGTTTCCTCTGGCTGGAAGCGGGCGGCCTCTCCCTCCGGGCCGCCGATCCGGCTTCCCCCGCTCCCGCCCCGGCCCCGGCCCCCTCTTCTCCGGCCGCCCCGTCCTCCTCTCCCTCCCCGGCGGCTTCCTCGACCCCGCCCCCGGCGATCTCCCCCCTTCTGCCGACGATGCCGTCGAACCGGCCCTCGCTCCCCTCGGGCCGGTTGAACTTCGGCGCGCTCCGCGATCCTTCCTCGCCCCTTTCCCTGATCCCGATCCCGACCGTCGGCGGCGACGGCACCCTCACCCGCATCCCGCTGCCGAAGGACGCCGAAGCCAAGGCCCAGCTCGACGCGCTCGACGACAAGACGAGCCTCGGCGCGGGCGACCAGTTCACCTACCAGGTGATCGAGGACCGCGATCCGCCGAAGCGGCTGACCGTGAACGAGCTCGGCGAGGTCGACGTCCCCTACCTCGGCCGCGTCAACATCTACGGCAAGACGCCCCGCCAGCTCGCGCTGAGCCTCAAGGCCTCGCTCGAAAAGGAGCTCTATTTCCGCGCCACCCCCCTCATCCTGATCGACGACATCGCGCAGAGCCGGGGGGCCTTCTACATCTACGGTCAGATCCGCAATCCCGGCCAGCAGAGCATCGCGCCGAAGACCGGCACCCGGATCAGCCGCGCGATCCTCAACGCGGGCGGCCTGACCGACACCGCCGACAAGACCCGGGTCACCATCCTCCGCAAGGAAATCGACGACCAGGAAAAGACGATCACCCTCGACATCACCGACATCCTCGACCAGCCCAACGGCCCCTCCGACATCCTCCTCCGCCCCCAGGACGTCGTGACGATCCCCGTCCTCGCCGACGCGAAGCGGGCCCGCATCCTCGTCCTCGGCCGGGTCAACTCCCCCGGCGAGCAGATCCTCCCCCCCGCCAACGCCGATCCGCTCAACGTGAGCCGGGCCATCCTCCAGGCGGGCGGCTTCGCCCCCTTCGCCGACCGGCACAAGGTCCGCATCCTCCGCCAGAAGGAGGGAAGCGTCGACCGCGAGGAGATTTTCGTCGATGTCCTTGAAATTCTCGAGAAAGGGCGGGACGATCTCGACATCCCCCTGCAGGCCAACGATCGGGTGATCGTAACCCAGAAGGTCTTCAATTTCTAA